CGCAGGAACGTGTCCACCGAGAGCCCGCCGTACCGCTTCGCGCCGCCGGACGTCGGGAGGACGTGGTTCGTCCCGGAGGCGTAGTCGCCGGCCGCGACGGGCGTGTACGGGCCGAGAAAGACGCTACCGGCGTTGGTGATCCGGTCGAGCAGCGCCTCGTCGTCGTCGGACTGGATCGAGAGGTGTTCGGCGGCGTACTCCTCGGCGAACAGGACCGCCTCCGACATCGACCGCGCGTGGAGGACGCCGGAGGCGTCGTTTTCGAGCGCGTCGCTGATGACGCCTTCCCGTTCCCGGTTGCTCGCCTGTGTCTCGACGGCGGCGGCGACGTCGCTCGCGAGGTCGTCGTCGTCGGTGACGGCCACGACCGAGGAGTTCGGGTCGTGCTCGGCCTGAGCGACCAGGTCCGCGGCGATCAACTCGGGGTCGGCAGTCGCGTCCGCGAGCACCAGAACCTCGGAGGGGCCGGCCAGGAAGTCGATGTCGACGTCGCCCCGGACGGCCGCCTTCGCCGCCGTGACCCACTTGTTGCCGGGACCGACCACCTTCTGGACGGCATTGACGGTCTCGGTCCCGTACGCCAGCGCGCCGATCGCCTGCGCGCCGCCGACACTGTAGACCGCGTCGGCCCCCGCGACGTGCGCGGCAGCGAGCGTGACCGGGTTCAGTTCCTCGGCGGGCGGCGTCGCGAGCGCGACGTGCTCGACGCCGGCGACCTTGGCGGGGACGACGCCCATCAATACGCTGGAGGGGTACGCGGCGGTCCCGCCGGGCGCGTAGACGCCGACGCGTTCGAGCGGTCGGAAGCGACGCCCGAGTTCTCGCAGGCCGGAGCCGCCGTCGTCGTTCGCAGCGCCGCCGACCCCGAACGAGTCCCGCCAGTCGTCCGGGACCTGCCGCTCGTGGAACTCGCGGACGTTCGCCGCGGCCGTCTCGATCGCCTCGCGCACGTCGTCGTCAATCTCGTCGGAGGCGCGCTCGGCGGCGTCGGTCACGTCGAGGTTCCCGACCTCGACGCCGTCGAACTCGCGGCAGAACTCGCGGACCGCGACGTCGCCCTCGGTCCGAACCCGGTCGACGATCTTCTCGACGTCGGCGCGGACGTCCTGGATTCCGGCGTCGCGATCGAAGAAGGCCGCCCGTTCCTCGGGCGAGAGCTCGGAGATTTCCCGAACTTGCAGCGTCATACCGCGCGGTTCGGCGCGGGCGGGTAAGGACGTTCCGGATCGTGGGCTCCGCGGGCGCGGTGGATCCGGTCTCGTCGGGTTAGAGCACCTGCCGCTGCTCGGTGAACGTGACCGTCCCCCCCTCGGTCTCGACGGTCGTCTGGATCGTGATCCAGCCGTCCTCGTTCTGCACTGCCAGCCCCTCCTGGAACGACAGTTCGACCTGTCGAGTCGTCGTGTACGACTCGCCGGGGCCGAGGGTGCCGACGGGCTCCTCGCCGCGCCAGACCTCCTCGCCGTCGGTCCCCTGTCCGGCGAAGATTCGGCTGTAGACGGTGACGCCCTCGGCGGTCGAGTCCTGTTGGTTCGTCAGCGTCGAAGTGACGTTCCGACAGGTGGTGCCGCACTCCTCGACGTTCTCGATGACGAACCCGAAGGGCGGCGTCGGCGTCGCCGTCGGTGTCGCGTCGGCAGTCGCCTGCGCGGCGTCGCCGTCCTGGGCGGTCTGCGTCGCCGCTCCCGGCGCCGACGTCGCGGTCGGGAACGGCTCCGAATTGGCTTCGCCGCCGCCGGGCAGGGCGTCCCCGCCGATGACGACGGCTCCTGCCACGACCGCGACGAGAAGCGCCAGGACGACGAGCGGTGTTCCGTTCATCCGTGGACGTGTTCGATACGGCTGCCTCCGGCGTGGGACAGCGCTTGTGTGGTCGTTGCTGCGGACGGGAGCCGCATAGGCCTACTGGTGTCGGCGGGGGAACTCGCCGTCACGTCAGCCGTCGCTCCTCTCGTCGCCTTCATCCGCTTCGTCGTCGCTTCCGGCGGCTTCGTCCCCCTCGTCGCCGCTCGTGCCGGCGTCGGTTCTCTCGTCGCCGTTCCCGGCCACGTCGCTCACCGCGTGCCCGAGCGAGTCGAGGGAGCCGTCGAGGAACCCGTCGACGAGGCCGTGGATCTCAGACACGAAGTCTGGGACCGCGCTCGGCAGTTCGTCCGGCGGGCCGGCCTGTCCCGCTGCGCCGGATCCGGCGCGCTCGGACGCGTCCGCGGCGGCCGCCGCGCCGCCGTCGTCTGCCGTGGCTGTGCTTCCCGGTGTCGCGGCCGCCGCACCCGTCGCTGCGAGGAGCGCAGCGAGCGCGACGGCGAGTAGCGTCGTTCGGTTCATCGTCGATCTCCACCCGGAGCACGCGGTCGAACGCACCTAAAGCGGTAACTCGTTGAACCCGGGTTCGCCCCGGTTTCAGCGCCGTTTTATCGGAGTTAGCGTGGATTGAACCGGATTTGAACGAGCGAAACCCCCGTCAACGGGTTCGACTCTCAGTAGGCCGGACACCTGGACTCGCGCGACGACGAGCGGGGTGCGCCGGACGCGGGCTTCCGCGATCGGACGGGGACAGAATCGAATGCGTCAGCCGCGACCGCGACGCCGGCGTCGGGTCGCACCCGTCAGGGATGCGTCCAGTAGGTCACCGACTCCGCCGCGCCGTGGTCGTCGACGCGCGCGAAGCCGATCCGCTCGAACTGGATCACGTCGTCGACGCTCGTCGCCCCGAAGTCGGGTTCGGCGACGCCGCCCACGTCGCCGTCGGGCGTCCGCATCCGCACGTCGACGTTGTCCGCGGCGGGCACCCAGTGAACGACGTCGACGTCGCCGTCGCGGACGACCTCGATGCCGTCGTCGGTCGCGACGAGGGACCCTCCGTCGGCACCCGTTCCGTCGCCGGCCGCCTCCGCGTCCCCGCTCGCCTCCCGCCGGACGCACGCGTACCCCTTCAGCCAGACGCGCTCGCCCGGTGCGGGGACGTCGTCGGGTTCGAGGAGCACGCCGTCGGCGGCGGGGATCGTCCGCTCGCCGCGCTCCTCGTGGTCGGGATGTAGCGGCGGATGGCCGGCGTCCGGGCCGCCCTCGACGTCGAAGCGCTCGCCGTCGCGGACGAGGAAGTAGCGCTCGGCGTCGTCGTCGACGAGTTCGCGGTTCGCCGCGTAGATCGAACTCATCGAGAGGTCGACGTTCGAGGTCGACGTGCCGAGGCCGATCAGCGCGTCGACGACCGCCTCGCCGCGGATGCCGCGACGTCGGAGGCTCTTGAGAGTGGGCGCGCGGGGGTCGTCCCAGCCGTCGAGTTCGCCCGCGTCGATCTTCTCCTTCAGCGTCGACGTCGAGAGCTTCACGTCGTAGGCGTCGACCTGGACGTGCCCCCAGTGGATCACCTCGGGGTACTCCCAGTCGAAGTAGTCGTAGACGAACCGCTGGCGCTTCGCGGAGTCCTGCAGGTCGATCCCGCGGATGATGTGCGTAACGCCCGTGAGGTGGTCGTCGACGCCCGACTGGAAGTCGAGCATCGGCCAGCATCGATACTCCGAAGCCTCCTCGCGCGGGTGAGGCGTGTCGATCATCCGGAACGCCACCCAGTCGCGGAGCGCGGGGTTCTTGTGCTCGATGTCCGTCCGAACGCGGAGGACCATCTCTCCGGAGTCGTAGGCGCCGTCGACCATCGCCTCGAACTCCTCGCGGACGGTCTCGGCGTCCTTCTCGCGGTGCGGACACGCCTCGCCGCTGTTCTTCAGATCCGAGAACGTCTCGCCCGAGCACGAGCAGGTGTACGCGCCGCCGGCGTCGATCAGCTCGCGGGCGTGCTCGTAGTACGTCTCCAGACGGTCCGAGGCGACGATGACCTCGTCCGGTTCGAAGCCGAGGTAGTCGATGTCCGCTAAGATCGCGTCGTAGGCCGCCAGATCCGGCCGCTTCGTCTCGGGGTCGGTGTCGTCGAAGCGGACCACGAACGACCCGTCGTAGCGCTCCTTGTACGTGCCGATGACCGCGGGCATCCGCGCGTGACCGATGTGCCACGGCCCGTTCGGGTTCGGCGCGGCGCGCATACGAACCTCGTCGTAGTCGTCCACGTGGGGGAGATCTGGGAGGTCGTGCTCGTCTTCCTCGTCCTCGGCCTCGATCTCGGCGAGCTCCGCCGGCGCGAGGTCCGCCAGTCGGTCGCGTTTCTCCTCGGTCGAGAGGTCGTTGACGCGGGCGACCACGCCGCCGACGACGCCCGGGATCTCGTCTCCGTGCGGCCGGAAGTCCGGGTTCTCGCCCATCAGCGGCCCCATCACGGCCCCGACGTCGGCGTCGCTCTCGTACTTGACCGCGTTGAGCAGCGCGTGCTTCTCGGCCTCGCGCTCGACGCGCTCACGTAAGTCGTCGTCCATTACGCGTCGGTGCGTCCTCCCCGGTAAAAAGGGGGTCGGATTAGGGGTGCGCGAGGCGATCCGACGGCCGCGGCGGACCGTCGCACTGTCCTAATAGCCGCGCGTGATCAGGTAGTCCGCGATGTCGCCCAGCAGCGCGCGGGCGTCGTTGTCCGGGAGGACTTCGAGGTGGCGCTTCGCGTTCGCGGTGAGCTCCTCGGCCTTCGCCTCGGCGTACTCAATCGAGCCGACGGCGTCGAGCTCGGCGACCGCGGACTCGATCTCCGCCTCGGAGACGGAGTCGACGTCGTCGGTCCCGACGAGAGAGTTGACATCGACGCCCTGCTGACGCGCGTGCAGCGTGATGAGCGTCTCCTTGTTCTCGACGAGGTCCGAGCCGCGCTGTTTCCCCAGTTTCTCCGAGGGGACCGTCAGATCAAGCACGTCGTCCTGGATCTGGAAGGCGCGCCCGGAGTCGATCCCGTAGCGGTAGAGCGCCTCGACGGTCTCCTGGTCGGCGTCCATCAGGGTCGCCGCCGTCGCCGCCGCGGTCCCGTAGAGGACCGCGGTCTTCAGTTCGATCATGTCGAGGTACTCGTCTGGGAGCAC
This portion of the Halobellus litoreus genome encodes:
- the hisD gene encoding histidinol dehydrogenase — encoded protein: MTLQVREISELSPEERAAFFDRDAGIQDVRADVEKIVDRVRTEGDVAVREFCREFDGVEVGNLDVTDAAERASDEIDDDVREAIETAAANVREFHERQVPDDWRDSFGVGGAANDDGGSGLRELGRRFRPLERVGVYAPGGTAAYPSSVLMGVVPAKVAGVEHVALATPPAEELNPVTLAAAHVAGADAVYSVGGAQAIGALAYGTETVNAVQKVVGPGNKWVTAAKAAVRGDVDIDFLAGPSEVLVLADATADPELIAADLVAQAEHDPNSSVVAVTDDDDLASDVAAAVETQASNREREGVISDALENDASGVLHARSMSEAVLFAEEYAAEHLSIQSDDDEALLDRITNAGSVFLGPYTPVAAGDYASGTNHVLPTSGGAKRYGGLSVDTFLRSTTVQRLDRDGLGALSETITTLAAAEGLEAHAESVRARFDSASATSSNSAGETESDDSDDDA
- a CDS encoding glutamate--tRNA ligase, producing the protein MDDDLRERVEREAEKHALLNAVKYESDADVGAVMGPLMGENPDFRPHGDEIPGVVGGVVARVNDLSTEEKRDRLADLAPAELAEIEAEDEEDEHDLPDLPHVDDYDEVRMRAAPNPNGPWHIGHARMPAVIGTYKERYDGSFVVRFDDTDPETKRPDLAAYDAILADIDYLGFEPDEVIVASDRLETYYEHARELIDAGGAYTCSCSGETFSDLKNSGEACPHREKDAETVREEFEAMVDGAYDSGEMVLRVRTDIEHKNPALRDWVAFRMIDTPHPREEASEYRCWPMLDFQSGVDDHLTGVTHIIRGIDLQDSAKRQRFVYDYFDWEYPEVIHWGHVQVDAYDVKLSTSTLKEKIDAGELDGWDDPRAPTLKSLRRRGIRGEAVVDALIGLGTSTSNVDLSMSSIYAANRELVDDDAERYFLVRDGERFDVEGGPDAGHPPLHPDHEERGERTIPAADGVLLEPDDVPAPGERVWLKGYACVRREASGDAEAAGDGTGADGGSLVATDDGIEVVRDGDVDVVHWVPAADNVDVRMRTPDGDVGGVAEPDFGATSVDDVIQFERIGFARVDDHGAAESVTYWTHP